The Lycium barbarum isolate Lr01 chromosome 9, ASM1917538v2, whole genome shotgun sequence genome has a segment encoding these proteins:
- the LOC132610012 gene encoding protein RDM1-like, translating to MKRVLSFNEPVDISSDESSDDHEAESEQMSNDITGNQVVEELVSEGTKIMCDHLDTVKCESELMSDNFNIGQGVEELFSEDALLRRARMYQEYMQHVPIPAERHSVIPCTSWTGLAASLKNLYGQPLHYQTNLCMKQWDQMRIGADNEEDPLDMLIHPAKAESSIWLMEEVNRRTSSPHYIAKLWLADPMYHVYIDPIFPKLQNPSK from the exons ATGAAGAGGGTCCTGTCATTTAATGAACCCGTGGATATCTCGTCAGATGAGTCATCAGATGACCATGAAGCAGAAAGTGAGCAGATGAGCAACGATATTACCGGCAATCAAGTTGTTGAAGAACTTGTTTCTGAAGGTACTAAGATTATGTGTGATCATTTAGACACGGTTAAGTGTGAAAGCGAGCTGATGAGCGACAATTTCAACATTGGTCAAGGAGTTGAAGAACTTTTTTCTGAAG ATGCATTACTCAGAAGAGCGAGAATGTACCAAGAGTACATGCAGCATGTTCCTATCCCCGCAGAGAGGCACTCCGTGATTCCTTGCACCTCATGGACAGGACTAGCTGCATCACTTAAGAATTTATATGGGCAACCATTGCATTACCAGACCAACCTCTGCATGAAGCAGTGGGATCAAATGAGGATTGGGGCCGATAACGAAGAAGATCCCTTGGATATGCTCATCCATCCGGCAAAAGCCGAATCAAGCATCTGGCTTATGGAAGAAGTTAACAGGCGTACTTCGTCTCCTCATTACATTGCCAAGCTCTGGCTTGCTGATCCCATGTATCATGTTTATATTGATCCAATTTTCCCAAAGTTGCAGAACCCATCCAAATAG
- the LOC132610011 gene encoding pentatricopeptide repeat-containing protein At3g22690 has translation MSTTLNLSLTPLLSTSQQPQSNQTTTTDLIKSCKNLNQIKQLHAHFTKQGYNQEPGFLGKLIAKCSEIGTYNSMEYAQIAFDSFCSSNEEGYDNTYKFNSLIKGYCLVGLFNDAMLMYLRMVLENVGPDGYTFPLVLSACAKNGSFIEGIQVKGLALKWGFGDDVFVLNSLIHFYGECGEVDKARKVFDKMSERNLVSWTCLISGYAKREKAEEAVLLFFEMIEEGIMPNSVTMVCVISACAKLGDLGLAESVCGYIGKAGLKVNSVMVNALVDMYMKCGSMGKAKKIFEECVDRNLVLYNTILSNYVRLGMVREALDVLGEMLSCRGPRPDRVSLLSSISASTEMADVFLGKQCHAYVLRNGLENWDSIGNAMIDMYMKCGSQEWACRVFDQMSNKTVVSWNSLIAGFLRNGDVEAACRTFNDMPESDLVSWNTVIGGLVQHSMFEDAIHLFRVMQNEGIKADRVTMVSVASACGYLGANDLAKWIYNYIEKYEIHLDMQLSTALVDMFARCGDPASAMKVFTKMKERDVSAWTAAIGAMAMEGNGKRAVELFYEMLREGVEPDQVVFVAVLTACSHGGLVQEGMKIFKTMKEIHGISAQIVHYGCIVDMFGRAGLLKEAVDIIKNMPMKPNDAVWGAFLAACKMHKNNEMATYAVDMISESYPDKVGIHVLLSNIYALGGKWTDVAKVRMSMKERGIKKNPGSSSIEVNGNIHEFTSGDEFHPEHTHICLMLEEMKCRVREAGHVPDLTNVLMDVDEQEKEFLLNRHSEKIAMAFGLIFTSQGHPIRIVKNLRMCSDCHSFAKFVSKVYDRHIVVRDNNRFHFFQGGLCSCGDYW, from the coding sequence atgtcaacaacCTTGAATCTATCTCTTACTCCTCTTCTCTCCACTTCACAACAACCTCAATCCAATCAAACAACAACAACTGACTTAATCAAATCATGCAAAAACCTCAACCAAATCAAACAACTCCATGCCCATTTTACAAAACAAGGGTACAATCAAGAACCTGGTTTTCTTGGTAAACTCATTGCTAAATGTTCCGAAATAGGTACTTATAATAGCATGGAATATGCACAAATAGCTTTTGATAGTTTCTGTAGTAGTAATGAAGAAGGTTATGATAATACTTATAAGTTTAATTCATTGATTAAAGGGTATTGTTTAGTGGGGTTGTTTAATGATGCTATGTTGATGTATTTAAGGATGGTTCTTGAAAATGTCGGGCCTGATGGATATACTTTTCCTTTGGTTTTGAGTGCTTGTGCTAAAAATGGGAGTTTTATTGAAGGAATTCAAGTAAAGGGTTTAGCTTTGAAATGGGGTTTTGGTGATGATGTGTTTGTGTTGAATTCATTGATACATTTTTATGGTGAATGTGGTGAGGTGGATAAAGCTAGgaaagtgtttgataaaatgtctgAGAGAAATTTGGTGTCTTGGACTTGTTTGATTAGTGGGTATGCAAAGAGGGAGAAGGCTGAAGAGGCGGTTTTGTTGTTTTTTGAGATGATTGAGGAGGGTATTATGCCGAATAGTGTGACAATGGTGTGTGTGATATCGGCTTGTGCTAAGTTGGGGGATTTGGGATTGGCGGAAAGTGTGTGTGGTTATATAGGGAAGGCGGGATTAAAGGTTAATTCTGTTATGGTAAATGCTCTTgtagatatgtatatgaaatgtggaTCCATGGGTAAGGCTAAAAAGATTTTCGAGGAATGTGTTGATCGTAATTTGGTACTTTACAACACGATTTTGTCAAACTATGTACGTCTAGGGATGGTAAGGGAAGCACTTGATGTCTTGGGTGAAATGCTATCCTGTAGAGGACCTCGTCCGGATAGAGTAAGTTTGTTGTCTTCTATATCAGCCTCGACAGAGATGGCTGATGTTTTCTTAGGAAAGCAGTGTCACGCTTATGTTTTGAGGAACGGGTTAGAGAATTGGGATTCCATTGGTAATGCCATGATTGATATGTACATGAAGTGTGGGAGTCAAGAATGGGCTTGTAGAGTTTTTGATCAGATGTCAAACAAGACAGTAGTCTCATGGAATTCACTTATTGCAGGCTTTCTGAGAAATGGTGATGTAGAGGCAGCTTGTAGAACTTTTAATGACATGCCTGAGAGTGATCTTGTGTCATGGAACACCGTCATTGGTGGTTTGGTACAGCACAGCATGTTTGAGGATGCGATTCATCTATTTCGTGTAATGCAGAACGAGGGGATTAAAGCAGACAGAGTGACAATGGTCAGTGTTGCATCAGCTTGTGGATACTTAGGTGCTAATGATCTTGCTAAGTGGATATATAATTACATTGAGAAATATGAAATTCATCTAGATATGCAGCTAAGTACCGCGCTTGTTGACATGTTTGCTAGGTGTGGTGATCCTGCAAGTGCGATGAAAGTGTTCACCAAAATGAAAGAGCGGGATGTCTCTGCCTGGACTGCAGCAATAGGGGCCATGGCCATGGAAGGAAATGGTAAGCGGGCAGTTGAGTTATTCTATGAGATGCTTCGGGAAGGGGTAGAACCTGACCAAGTTGTGTTTGTGGCCGTACTGACAGCATGTAGCCATGGGGGTTTAGTACAAGAAGGAATGAAAATTTTTAAGACTATGAAAGAAATCCATGGAATCTCAGCACAGATAGTGCATTATGGGTGCATCGTTGATATGTTTGGGCGTGCTGGTTTATTGAAAGAAGCTGTTGATATCATAAAGAACATGCCAATGAAGCCCAATGATGCAGTTTGGGGGGCTTTTCTTGCTGCTTGTAAAATGCATAAAAACAACGAGATGGCAACTTATGCAGTTGATATGATCTCTGAATCATACCCAGATAAAGTTGGGATCCATGTGCTTCTTTCAAATATTTATGCTTTGGGAGGGAAGTGGACTGATGTAGCCAAGGTAAGGATGTCCATGAAGGAAAGAGGGATAAAAAAGAACCCCGGTTCAAGCTCAATCGAAGTGAATGGAAACATTCACGAGTTTACTTCGGGTGACGAGTTTCACCCAGAACACACACACATTTGCCTAATGCTAGAAGAAATGAAGTGCAGGGTTAGAGAGGCAGGTCATGTACCTGATCTAACAAATGTTTTGATGGATGTTGATGAGCAAGAGAAAGAATTCTTGCTTAATCGACATAGTGAGAAAATAGCCATGGCATTTGGACTCATCTTTACATCTCAGGGACATCCCATTCGTATAGTGAAAAACCTTCGCATGTGCTCAGATTGCCATTCATTTGCAAAATTTGTTTCAAAAGTATATGATAGGCATATTGTTGTCCGAGATAACAACCGTTTCCATTTTTTCCAAGGAGGGTTGTGTTCTTGTGGTGATTATTGGTAG
- the LOC132609668 gene encoding pentatricopeptide repeat-containing protein At3g22670, mitochondrial produces MISNLKRFPYFWCLGAQRRLNVWRSSVYSVSDDLLCNRFCTATETINQQPKVTESPELPDWVRILKKEEAAVEQEDDDFLLPSFSEWVKNEKLRAREVDVKGLASETTENDVDKISKVLRFHFRSPDAVVDALNKCSFDASECLVEQILKRFSFEWIPSYGFFKWVKVQKGVTLSSDLYNLMVDNLGKSRKFDLMRELLDEMSQLQGYVSLTTMSKIMRRFAKAGKYEDAIGAFARMEEFGVKKDTSAMNQLLDSLVKGGSVEHAHKVYLDFKDHIVPSVQTYNILVHGWCRARKIDEANETVTDMEEHGFSPDVVTYTCFIEAYCREKDFCKVDSIFRDMQMKGCSPSVVTYTITMKALGHAKEVNKALDVYEKMKQNGCVPDNSFYSSLIHMLGASGRVKDSYDIFEDMPKQGVSPDTFTYNTMITIAAHNSKEEDALKFLQKMEENQCKPDICTYAPLFKMCCRMRRLKVLSFLLNHMFKNDVSMDLGTYALLVRGLCRNRNPERACAVFELAVLRGFLPTDIMYDNLVKELEKRGLKEAKKRVEELMLQAKQRASDISSERPLKIEE; encoded by the coding sequence ATGATATCAAACTTGAAGCGTTTCCCGTATTTCTGGTGTTTGGGAGCTCAAAGGCGTCTGAATGTGTGGAGGAGTTCTGTTTACTCTGTTTCTGATGATTTGTTGTGCAATAGATTTTGTACTGCGACTGAGACAATTAATCAGCAGCCAAAGGTGACCGAGTCACCAGAACTTCCAGATTGGGTTAGAATTCTAAAAAAGGAAGAAGCAGCGGTTGAACAGGAAGATGATGACTTCTTACTTCCCTCATTCTCAGAATGGGTTAAAAATGAGAAGCTTCGTGCAAGAGAAGTTGATGTGAAAGGTTTGGCAAGTGAAACGACGGAGAACGATGTTGATAAGATCAGCAAAGTACTGAGGTTTCATTTCAGATCACCCGATGCTGTTGTAGATGCGCTGAATAAGTGCAGTTTTGATGCTTCAGAGTGTCTGGTTGAGCAAATTTTAAAGAGGTTCAGTTTTGAGTGGATACCGTCTTATGGATTTTTTAAATGGGTAAAAGTGCAAAAGGGTGTCACACTTTCCTCTGACTTGTATAATCTAATGGTTGACAACTTGGGAAAATCAAGGAAGTTTGATCTTATGAGGGAATTGTTGGACGAAATGAGTCAACTACAAGGATATGTTTCATTGACTACTATGAGTAAAATCATGAGAAGGTTTGCCAAGGCTGGTAAATACGAGGATGCCATAGGGGCATTTGCACGAATGGAGGAATTTGGTGTAAAGAAGGATACAAGTGCGATGAATCAATTACTCGATTCATTGGTGAAGGGAGGAAGTGTGGAGCATGCTCATAAGGTTTACTTAGATTTTAAGGATCATATAGTTCCATCAGTCCAGACATATAATATCTTAGTGCATGGTTGGTGCAGAGCTAGAAAAATTGATGAAGCAAATGAAACAGTTACAGATATGGAAGAGCATGGTTTTAGCCCTGATGTGGTTACTTATACTTGCTTCATTGAAGCCTATTGTCGTGAAAAAGACTTTTGCAAAGTTGATTCTATTTTCAGAGATATGCAGATGAAGGGGTGCTCACCAAGTGTGGTGACATATACCATAACTATGAAAGCACTAGGGCACGCAAAGGAAGTGAACAAAGCCTTGGATGTATATGAGAAGATGAAACAAAATGGTTGTGTTCCTGATAATTCGTTTTACAGCAGTTTGATCCACATGTTAGGAGCAAGTGGGAGAGTGAAGGATTCTTACGATATATTTGAAGATATGCCAAAGCAAGGAGTTTCACCTGATACGTTCACATATAACACCATGATTACAATTGCTGCACATAACTCTAAAGAAGAGGATGCTTTAAAATTTCTCCAGAAAATGGAGGAGAATCAATGCAAGCCTGATATTTGTACTTATGCACCATTATTTAAAATGTGCTGCAGAATGAGAAGACTGAAGGTTCTATCCTTCTTACTGAACCACATGTTCAAAAATGACGTGAGCATGGATCTTGGAACATATGCTCTCCTGGTTCGTGGTCTTTGTAGGAATAGGAATCCTGAGCGAGCTTGTGCTGTTTTTGAGCTAGCAGTGTTACGAGGGTTCCTACCTACGGACATCATGTATGATAATCTCGTCAAAGAACTTGAGAAAAGGGGTTTAAAGGAAGCAAAGAAACGTGTGGAAGAACTGATGTTACAAGCTAAGCAGCGAGCATCAGACATTTCATCTGAGAGACCTTTAAAGATTGAAGAATGA
- the LOC132611668 gene encoding putative late blight resistance protein homolog R1A-10, with the protein MDDIWSKGIWDLMTRIFPDDNNGRRIILTSRPKEVAELADPDSNPPGLSLLNSDNSWKLLHDQVFGSQHVCPPELENVGKKIAQKCQGLPLALLVVAGHLSKISRTRECWDDVAKRISKIVASEPDKCLGVLGMSYSYLRDHLKACFLYMGVFPEDFEVQIRRLIQLWVAEGFLRNERLKSLEEAGKECLEDLIGRNLIMVRRISSFHVPSTIKLQNLEGLSDLSISCCTKELFSGIPNLKRLKIHGAWAECTTDMIFQTLNSVSCLNQLEILKIICSRKLYAHRLPSKYALPISLKMLTLCCTYLPWEDMANIVMLPNLLALKIKDNGFDGDAWRLSDEEIFNQLKFLLIHRTNMKRWEAAVLTSPSCNA; encoded by the exons ATGGATGATATTTGGAGTAAAGGCATATGGGATCTTATGACAAGAATTTTTCCGGATGATAACAATGGTAGACGCATTATTTTGACTAGTAGGCCCAAAGAGGTTGCTGAGCTTGCAGATCCTGATAGCAATCCTCCTGGGTTGAGCCTATTGAATTCAGATAATAGTTGGAAGTTACTTCATGACCAGGTGTTTGGTTCACAACATGTTTGTCCTCCTGAATTAGAGAATGTTGGGAAGAAAATAGCTCAAAAGTGCCAAGGACTACCTTTAGCTCTTCTAGTGGTTGCAGGGCATCTGTCCAAAATTTCTAGAACACGAGAATGTTGGGATGATGTTGCCAAAAGGATTAGTAAAATTGTTGCTAGTGAACCAGATAAATGTCTTGGAGTGCTTGGTATGAGTTATAGTTACTTGCGGGATCACCTAAAAGCATGCTTCCTTTATATGGGAGTTTTCCCAGAAGATTTTGAGGTACAAATTCGGAGATTGATCCAGTTATGGGTTGCTGAAGGTTTTCTAAGGAACGAAAGGCTCAAAAGCTTGGAAGAAGCAGGAAAAGAATGCTTGGAGGATCTTATTGGTCGGAACTTGATAATG GTAAGAAGGATCTCTTCCTTTCATGTTCCATCAACTATCAAGCTGCAAAATCTCGAGGGACTTTCAGATCTAAGTATTTCCTGCTGTACTAAGGAATTGTTTTCTGGTATTCCTAATCTGAAGAGGCTGAAAATTCATGGAGCTTGGGCAGAATGCACGACAGATATGATCTTCCAGACGCTAAATAGCGTTTCTTGTTTAAATCAACTTGAAATATTGAAGATCATATGCTCCAGAAAATTATATGCCCACCGACTCCCAAGTAAGTATGCTTTGCCTATATCTCTGAAGATGTTGACGTTATGCTGTACTTATTTACCATGGGAAGACATGGCAAATATTGTAATGTTGCCAAACCTCCTCGCGCTTAAAATTAAAGACAATGGATTTGATGGTGATGCATGGAGATTAAGTGATGAAGAGATTTTCAATCAACTTAAGTTCCTCCTAATCCATAGGACAAATATGAAGCGCTGGGAAGCTGCAGTGTTAACTTCCCCAAGCTGCAACGCCTAG